In Polyangiaceae bacterium, the genomic window TGCCGCGCCGCGCGCGACCGGACCCGGCGATCAGACCGAAGAGCGGGGCGATGAGCAGGCTCTGGCCGCGCACCAAGGTGGCGAGCCCGAACACGCCACCCAGGAGCAGCCACCAGCCGAGCGGGCGTGACGAGCGCCGCGCGATCACCGCCAGCCAGCCGGCGACGGTGAGCAGCGACGCCGTCACGCCTTCGGTCATCAGCGCCGGCGTGTAGAGGACGAGCGCCGGGTGCAGGGCCGCGACTAGGCCGGACAGGCCCGCGCCAAGGCGCCCCACCGAGGCGGCCGCGATGCGATGCACGGCCAGCACCGCCAGCGCTCCCAGGAGCGCATTCAGCGTCATGCCCACCACCGGCTGCGCACCGAACAGCGCGTAGCCCGCGCCGAGCAGCCCGGGATATCCGACCGGATAGTGCGCCACGAAGGTGACGGCGCCGTCCGGCCACTGCCAGGTGTAGCCCAGGCCCCGAGCCAGGCGCGTCCCGAGCTCGTGGTAGAAGCGCGCGTCCTCCACCGGCGGGAAACGCTTCGCGGCCCAGATCACCACGGCGGCGCGCACCAGCGCGCCGAGCGCGGCGAGCACGACGGCGTCTCCGACGGGCGCGGCGACCGCGGCGACCGCGCCGAGCCGAGCGCGGAGGCGAGCCAGCATCACGGATAACGCTCGAGCAGCCCGACCCGACACAGGTCTTGGACCACCTCGCAGGCCGGCAGCCCGACGACGTTGGTGTACGAGCCGGCGACGCGCTCGATCAAGAAGGCGCCGATGCCCTGCGCGGCGTAGGCACCGGCCTTGTCTCTCCCCTCACCCGTCGCAGCGTAGCCGGCGATCACCTCGTCGCTGGCCGCCCGCATGGTCACCTCGGTGCGGACCGTTCGCGCCGAGACCGGCTCGCCCGGCGCGTCGCTCCTCGAGATCAGGTAGCGGGTGAAGACGGTGTGCGTCCGCCCCACGATGCGCCGGAGCAAGCCCCGAGCATCGGCCTCGTCCGCGGGTTTACCGAGGATCTCGTCGTCGACGACGACGATGGTGTCCGCGACCAACACACCGGCGAACGGCGCCTCCCCCAAGAGCGGCAGCACGCTCCCGAGCTTGTCCGCCGCCACCCGCTCGAGGTACCCCAGCGGGGTCTCGCCGGAGCGCGTCGACTCGTCGCAGGCCCCAGGTTTCTGGATCAGGGCGATGCCGAGGTCGCCCAGGATCTGCCGGCGTCGAGGCGAAGCGGAGCCGAGCACCAGCGGGCGGTCCTTGCCGATCACGCGCTCCGCATAGCACACACGAAGTCCGATATAACGTGGCGTCGATGTCCGGCTTCACCCCCCGCGGATTGGCGCTGCTCGCGCTGCTCGGGTTCGCACGCCCGGCCAGCGCCACCGAATGCGACCCACCCTCGGGGATCTCGACGTGCTTCGACGCCAACACGCTCTGGCACCACGCCGGCCCCTCCCGCTTCGCCAGCGTCGCCCCCGCCGAGCCCGTGCCCGAGCGCCGCCTCGCGTTCGCAGGCCTGCTGACCTACCTCGACCGCCCGGTGCTCTTGAACGCCCCCTCCCCCGACCCGGAGGGCCGCGACATTCGCGTGGTCGGTAGCGTCGTGGACCTCTCCCTCGCCTATGCGTACGCGCTGCCGGGCGGCCTCGAGCTCACGCTGGCCACTCCCGTCGTCCTCCACCAGAGCGGCGCGGGCGCCGAAGGCATCACATCGCAGAGCGCGCCGCCGCTCGGCGCCGTCGCCGTGCGCGATCCGCGGGTCGGAGTCGCGCACGCGCTGCCGCTCGGGCTCGGTCCGAGCTTCGCGCTGAAGCCGCGCCTGGAGCTCACGCTCCCCCTCGGCGACGACGACCGCTACGCCGGCTCCGGGGCGTTCGGCCTCGCGCCATCGGTGGCGACGGCGTTCCGCGCCGGCGCGCTCCACGGCGCCGGCGAGGTCGGCGTGCGCTTGCGCCGGGCGGTGACCTTCGCCACCGCCCGCGTCGGCTCGGCGCTCGCCACCTCCGTGGGCTTCGGCGCCGATCTCTGGGACGAGCGCCTGTCCCTCGAGCTCGAGGCCTTCATACTGCCCTCGCTGGTCTCTCAGCCCGGCAGGCAGACCGCCTCCTCGCGCGTCCGCGACGGCGTCCTGGTCCCCGCCGAGTGGCTCGCCAGCCTGCGCTCCGTCCCGACCTCCGATCCCGCGCTCGCCCTCTCCCTCGGCGGCGGCACCGGACTCCCGCTCTCCAGCGAGACCCGGGCGACCGACGGCGGCGCGACCACCGAACACTTCACCGGCGTGACCACGCCGAGGTTCAGGTTGTTCTTCGGCGTGCGGTACAGTCCCGGGATTTGATCTCGCTCCGGATTTTGATCTCGCTCCGCGGACTCCCCACGCGCCTCGCGACCCTCGGATTCGATCTCGCTCCGCGGACTCCCCACGCGCCTCGCGACCCTCGGATTCGATCTCGCTCCGCGGACTCCCCACGCGCCTCGCGACCCTTCCCACCAGACAAACAGGCGGCGCCCGGACTCGCCGGGTCTTTTCACTCTCCTCACTCCGGCGGATCGTGATCTGACCTTGCCAAGACCCAAGGGGTCCTCGCGGCTCGGCCTGCGGCCGAGGCTTCGCATGGACGAGCCTTCTTCTGGCTCTGGCTCTGGCTCTGGCTCTGGCTCTGGCTTTGGCTCTGGTTCCGGTTCCGGCTCTGGTTCTGGTTCTGGTGCCCGTCCCCGTCCCCGTCCCCGTCCCCGTCCCCGTCCCCGGTCTTCTTCTTCAACCTGCTCGTGCTCGCTCCCGCGCTCCGCCGCCCGTCAGAACACGCGCTCGTGCACGTAGATCGAGTCCCCCGCCTGAAGCGGCAAATCCGGCGAGCGCCCGTCGGTGATGGCGTCGACGCTGATGACCACCGTGGTGCGCCCGCTCTTGGTCTGACGGGTCAGGTTCAGCCGGTCGTGGTTCGCGATGGCGGTGAGCCCGCCGGCCAGCGAGATCGCTTGGATCAACGTCAGCCCGGGCGTGAGCGGGAAGCTCCCGGGCTTGGCCACCTGCCCGAGCACCGTGATGCGCTTGCTGTTGTACTCCTTGACGGAGACCACCACGCTCGGGTCGTTCAGGATCTTCTCCTCGATCAGCCGCTTGCGCACCAGGCGAGCGACCTCCTGCGGCTCGAGCCCGGAAACCTTCAGGCTGTGGATGTAGGGCAGGTCCACGGTGCCGTCGGACGCGATCTGGTACTCCGAGGGCAGCTCTTTCTCTCCCACCACCTGGAGGGTGAACACGTCGCCGGGGCCCAGCGTGGTGCTCTCGATGGGCGCCGGGAGCTTCACGTTCGAGTTGTCTTGACCGCCCGTACAGGCGGCGAGCGACGCAGCCTGCACGCCGAACACCACGAGCAGGAGCGTGGCGGCGAGGGCGCGGAGCCTGGCTGGAAGAAACGAGAGCATGGAGGTCACGCGACCGGGCGAGTCGCGGTGATTGGATGAGCCCGGGACCCGATTCGTTCGCGACCCGCGCTCACATGAACCAGCGAACGCCGAGCCACGCCTCGTAGCGGTTGTACTGAAGATTGTCCTGCGCCGTCTGGTCCAGCGGCACTCGGGTGTTGCCCAAGGATGCGTCGTACCGCAGCGTCGTGTTGATGCCGATGGTGTCGCTGGGGCGGTACTCGGCGAACAGGGTCACGTCCGCCCGGGACTGGCCGAAGCTGCCCTTGCGCTGGGTGCCGTCCCCGAAGTAGGTCGGCGAGTGGGTCAGGTAGGAATAGCCACCCTCGAGGTTGATCAGGAACGCTCCAGCCACGAAGTAGGAGAAGTTCGCGTAGCCGCGATCGCGGCGGTAGAAGTCGCCCAGGTAGCTGTTCGTGTAGTCGCGGACGTAGCCCGCAGCGATGGTCGAGAGGCCCACTGTGGCCTGGTCCGGCGCCAGCGACGGCTGGGGCAAGAGGAACCACTTGAGCTCGGCCTGGCCCACCGGGCCGTCGTAGTTGTGCACCGGCACGCCGCCCCGCGACTCGTAGAAGCTGGCGGCCCAGCCCGCCATGGCCAGCATGGCGAAGTGGTGCGTGATCAGGCCGTTGACGCCGACCTTGCTGTTCACGGTCTGCGCGTCGTGCTGCAGATTCGTCGCGTCCGTGTAGCGGACGAAGCCGATCTTGCCGTCGTAAATCAGCGCGGTGCGCGGCAGGAAGCGCCAGCGCCCCCGGGTCATCAGGTAGTGCTGGTAGTTGTTCAGGTTCGAGTAGGCGTCGCGCTCGAAGAAGTTGTAGTTGACCTCGTAGCCCAGGCGCCACTCGAACAGGCCCCCGCCCGGCCGCCAGTTGATGCCCGCGCCGAGGCGCACGCTGTCCCGGTCGAACGCCAAGCTGTCCTGGATCGAGTTCGACGGCTCCGCGCTGCGCACGAAGTCGCCGTACAGGTCGAAGCCCCAGGGCTTCTGCGGCAACACGTCGAGCGTGAAGTTCACGCCGGCGTTGACTGCGTGGTCGTTGTCACCAACGGCGGTGTCGTCCTTCGAGTCGGTGGCGAAGAGCTTGTTGTAGGAGAGGAAGGTGCCGGCGCGGAAGTTGAGCTTCGGCGGATCGCCGCCGCCCTCGCGACGCTGCGGGCCGAGGGTGGACAGAGACAAAGACGGCGTCACGCGCAGGCGGATCACGCTGATCTTGTCGCCCTCGTCGTCAGCCAAGAGGAAGTAGTTCGAGTCGTAGCCGAGCTCCGCGCCGATGCCGGGGTGCAACTCCAGGTTGCCGGTGCGGTAGCCGATGCCCTCCGCATATCGCCGATCCTTGATCCACGGCTGCGACTGCGCAGCGGCGGAGAGGCTTGCGGTCGCGACCAGCAGGGTGGTCGCCAGAAAGGCACGAAGTCGCATGTCGGGTCAGCGTCCGGGAGGGTCGGGAGGAGGTGATAGTCGATTCAGCGGCCCGTTGCGAGTGCGCTACTGAGTGGGGCTGGCGATGACCGGGGGCTGGGAGAGGATGGGGTCGGTGGGGTACGCGGAAGGGTCGTCGGGGATGGTCGGGTCGATCTCGACTGTCACCTGCGTGTCGCCGATGAAGCCCGTCTCCTCGCCAATGCACTGATTGGCTTCGGCGACGAGGCTGCGGACGCGATCGCGGAGGACTTGGATGACGGTGAACTCGTGGCGGGAGCGATCAGAGTCGTTCTTCTCCGCTGCGCCGCGCAGGTTGGGCATGCGGTCACGCGCCGAGCGCGTGGCCACGTCGATCTGGTTCAGCTTGTCGTTCAGGCAGAGCACCTTCACGACGTCACGCTTCTCGCGCGCTTCGCTGAGCTGACGGCGCACGGTGCTCGCCCCGCGCTCCATCTCCGGCAGGTAGGTCTCCGCCTCGTCGCGCATCTGCGTCGGAGACAGCTTCACGTCGCGCTGCGTCGTCACGTCCGGAGGCGGTGCGGGCGCGCCTTCCTGCGCGACGGCGACGCCGAACGCGAACGAGATCGCGGTGGCGACCGCCATCCCCCAAAGCCGTTTGGAAAGCATCGAGGCGAACCTCCCTCTACCCTTCAAAGTCGCGCCAGTATAGAAATCGGGCCCCACCCTGTCAACGAGCCTGGGCTTGGGGATAAGTTTCATATTTTCCGCCAGTTTCGTGACCCGACACAGGGTCGTCCAGGCGGTTCGATGCGCTGGCCCGATGGGGTATTCACCCACAAGGCTCGGGGGCCGGGTTCCGCCCCAGGGAGCCCTGGCGGAGCCCAGCTCGCGGTCGGGCCGCGCCTCACTGCTTCACGAAGCTGACCGGGACCACGATCACGGCGCTGCCGCCCTCGGGCGGATCGAACTGGGCCGCCTGGGCGCGGGACTGGACGCAGCTGGTGACCGAACCCGGCAGATTACCACTGGCCGAGGCGGTCACACCCTGGACCTCACCTCCAGGGCCGACCTTGATGCTGAGTCGAATGCTGCCCTGGGCATCCGGGTTCTCGGCCAGGCCGCGGTTGTAGCAGGCGCGGAAGCCAGCACGCATGCCGGCGACCACACGCGCCGCGTTGCTCACGTTGCCGCCGCTGACGTTGGCGCCGCCGACGTTGGCGCTGCCCTTCGGCCCTTCGACCTTCTTCACTTCACCGGTGCCGGTCGTGCCGCCGGTCTTGCCGGTGGTCCCCATGCCCGCCAGACCCGACCCACCCATGCCGGGACGGATGGTGCCGCCGCCGCTGCCGAGGTTCAGCCCGCCGATGCCGCCGGCCGAGACGCCGGCGCCGCTGGCCGCAGCCGCGTCGAGAGCCCCGGTGGGGACTTCACCACCGCGGAGCACGCCCGCCGTCGCCGGCCCCTGGCTCGAGAGCGCGCCGATCGTCGCCATCTCGAGGTTGTCGAGCTCCTTGCTCAGCGCGGCTTGCTGCGCCGCGCTCATCGGGCCCCCCTTGCCGGGCGCCCCGCCGCCTTTTGCCCCGCCCGCGGACTTCGGCGCGGCCTTCTCCGCCTTTTCGGACTTCTCCGCGTTCGGATCGACCTCTTCCTTGGTCTCCACCGGAGGCGGGGGCGGCAGCGACTTCATCGAGTCGACCAGCCCGGCCACGCTGACTTCTTCGTCGAACACCGGATCGAGCCAGTCGGAGTACACGGCGCCGATGGCCAGGAAGTGGAGCAAGAAGGAGAACGCCGCGATCATCGTCGTCCCCCAGTCGATGCTGGTTGCACCCTGGGTCACGCTCACCGGGAGCTGCGGCTTCGGCTGCACCGGAGGAGGCGCGACGAACTGGAACAGAATCGTCGTGTTGCCGACGACGACCTTGCCGCGCGAGTCCTCGGTCAGGCGGATCTGATAGGCGCCCTGCGGCGTGCGGCGCGCTTGGCCCTTGAGCATCGAGAGATCGGAGATGCCGGTCGGCAGCGCGATGCGACCGTTCATCCCGTCCAGAAAGTTCAGCGAGTAGTCGTTGCCGACCAGCTCGAAGAGGCGAAAGGTCGGGGGCAGGTTCTGGGTGGCGATGACGAACATCGCCTTCTCGCTCGGACCCACGGTCACGTGGGTGCGCTGCTTGACGATGCGCTCCTCGATGATCCGGCCACCCTGTACGACGCCGATGCGCAAGACTTTCGGGCCGCTGAGCGCGACGGCGCGCATCACCGCCGTCATCTGCCCCGGTCGTTGACTGCCTGGCTGTTGATACGGCTGCTGCTGGGTCATCGACTGCGCTCTCCGCGGTGCGGCGACTGGGAAGACCCCACGCCGCAGCGTTCGACAGCCCGGCGGAGACCTAAGTTCCCGCCGGGTCCACGAAAGACTAGTCGGGGGTCGTCTCGGGGTCCACTCGGCGCTGCACCGCACCCCCGCCCACATTGTCCGACTCCCCGAGCAAGCGCTCGAGGATGCGCCCGAGCCGGTCCCAGCCGTTTCGGGCCCGCCGCCCGCGCTCGTCGGCGGATCTGCCGAGCAGGATGCAAGCCACGGCCCCGACCAGGCCGACCGCGAAGGGCGGGCCGGCGCTCACCAGGGCCATGGGGCCTTCCTCCGGAAGCCGCCGCCCCAGCTCGACCAAGCCAACGAGCGCCCCGGCGGCCAGCGCGACCCGGGTCGCGCTCTTGGGGATCTCCCGGCTCACCTCGAGCTCGCGCGCCACGTCCCCCAGCGCTTCGTTCAGGCTGGCCACCGCGGCCGCGCGTCCGGGCGCTTCGAGCGCCTCCCGCGCCACGCGGGCGAGCTGGCCGTCCGGCGGCAACTTGGCGAGCAAACGCTCCCGACTCGCCCGCTCGAGCCCGTCGCTCGCGACCGCGTCGCGCTCGATGCGAGTCACCAGCGCGAGCCGCTTGGCGCTGACCCGGATGCAGGCAGCGGAGACGAGCAGAGCGAGCAGGATGGCGATCACGCCCGGCGATCCTCCAGGTTTCAGCGAGGAGCGGAAGAGAAAAGAAGGTGAGGTCACCGGGGCCAGGCCGTCGCGGGTGAGATCCTCTCCAGCCTCGGGAAATACTGGCGAACGCGCTTCGCGATACCCGGAGGGCCGGAGGGGTGGGCCAGCGGACGCTACGTCACCGTGGGGGACGAGCCGCGCGGCGCGTCAGGTAGCGAGGCGCGAAACTCAAAACGGATCCTGATAAATCGCCTTCTCGATCCGGTGCAAGAACGGCTGCCGGAGCTCCGCCAGCGTGAGCTTGGGCTGGATGCGGCTCACGTCCACGGCGGCAATGGGCTTCTGCACGCGGCCGACGATGGTCACCTCGCTGATGGTGACCACTCGGCTCTTGCCTTGAGCGAGCGCGAGCGAAGGGACGCCGAGAACGAGCGCCACGACTCCAAGCTGGATCGACCTCTTCATTTCTTGGCTCCTTCGGCGGGCTTCTTGGCGTCGGTGGCAGGAAGCTTGCCGGTGGAGGTGCCTCCGGTGCCGCCGCCGGTCCCCGCGGCAGGCTTGGCCGCGGGAGCTGGCTTGCTCTTCGACTTCTCGGCTTCCTCGAGCAACGCCTTCTTGGTCTTGGCGCGGGTGAGGAGCTCGTCGGTGTCGTCGCGCTCCCCCGCCTTCCCCTTCGGCTTCATCTTCTTGTAGAGCTCGAGCTCGCTGATGGCCTTGTCCACCGCGGCCTTGGGCTGGATGCCGGCGATGTTGTCGCTGAAGAGGTAGAGCAGGCCGAGGTTATAGTGCACCTGGGCCAGCGAGCTGTCCTTGCTCGCGACCCACTCGAGCTCCTTCTTGGCCTGGTCGGCCTTGCCGAGCAGCCGGTAGGCGTCTCCGAGGTTCAGGCGCGCGAGCACGTGATTCTTGTCGTACTTGAGCGCGCCTTCCAGCAGGTTCGCAGCCTCGAAGGCGTTGCCGGCCTCGAGCACGTAGCTCGCGAGCTGCACGCGGGCCTCGACCAGGTCTGGTCTGGTCTCCACGGCACGCTTGAAATCGTCGAGCGCGCCGGCCTTGTTGTTCTGCTCCTGGTAGATCAACCCGCGCAGCAAGCGCGCCTCTGCGTTGTTCTTGTCGCGCGCGGGGTTCTCGTCGCCGTGGCCGTCGAGGATGGCCTTGAGGGTGTAGAGCGCGAGATCCAGCCGTCGCTTCCGGTAGTGATCGCGGGCGATGGTGACCATCACCGGGCGATAGTCCGGGTTCTTCTTCAAGGCCTCCTTCGCGAGCTGCTGCGCTTCGGTCGAGTCGCCCTGGATGGACTTCACTTCCGCGAGCGCCGCCGTCACCGCGGCGCTCTTCGGCATCTTCGCAGCCTTGCCGTTCAGGAAGCTCTCGGCCTCGCTGGCCTTGCCGTCGCGCGCGAGCAGCACGCCGAGCGAGTAGATGGCGGGCTCGTAGTCGGCGACCACGGAGACCGCGCTCTTGTACGCCGAGGCCGCGCCGCTCGACTCCCCGAGCCGCTCCTTGACGACGCCGAGCGAGTAGAACGCCTGGTAGGCGTTGGAGTCCGCCTCCGTGGCCTTGGTGAACTGCTCCCGCGCCGACTGCAGGTCGCCGGCCTTGAAGGCGTCCATGCCCGCGTTGTAGGCCTGCGCCGCGGAGGCGTTCATCTTGGGCCGATTGGTCGCTGCCTCGCCGCTCGACGGCGCGTCCGTGACGGCGAACTGCTGTCCCCCCGGCGTGTAGACCGCGCCCGGCCCGCCGTGGGTCGACTGATCGATCTTGCCGGCGCCCGGGTACTTCGCGCCGGGCTTGTCCTTTCCGCCGCAAGCCACCGTCGCGAGCGCGAAGGCGATCACCAGGGCCGAACCGATTCGAAGCTTCATCATCTTCGCCTCACTGCGGGAGCACCGGCAAGGGCCGGGGCATCCCTTCGGGCTCCGGCCGCGTGACCTGGCCGGGTCGCATCTTGAGGAACATGCCCTCGGTGTAGTTGAGGTCCTTCACCTTCGACGTGAACTGCTTCATCTTCGCCTCGCCGATCACGTCGGTGAAGAACGCCAGGCGACGGATGGCGTGGATCACGCCGGGGTGCGACACGTTGTAGCGACGCGAGAGCATGATGGCGTTGCCGTAGCGGTCCACCATGATCTCGTCGGCGCCGTTGATCTCCTTGTCCCGGGCGTCGCGCCAGGCCTGCTGCACCTTCACGCGGATGGCGTCGACCTTCTCTTGCAGGTCGGGGTTGTCGCTCTCCTCGGCCTTCTTGAGCATCGCCTCTTGCTTCTTGTCGAACATCTGAAGCTCGGGCGGGCGCACGTTGTAGAGGCCGGTGCGCAGCGAGTCGTAGAGCGTGCCCTGGCGCGCGATGGCCACCGTCGAGTACTCGGGCGACACGTACTTGTCGATGATGACTTGGAGCTTGTCGTACCACTGCTTGGCGACCGTGGCGTCCTTGCGATAGGCCTCGATGACCTGCACCGGCGTGCCCTTGAAGCGGTGGTGGCCCGACTCGTAGTCGAACTTCTTGGTGATCTCCTGGTCGAGCATCGTGTACTCGCCCTGGGCGGCCATCGTGGCTTCCGGCGAGCCGAGGGCGCTGTTCTTGCCGTCCTTCATCGGCGCCACCTTCTTGTACGCCTCCCAGGC contains:
- the maf gene encoding septum formation protein Maf, with the translated sequence MGKDRPLVLGSASPRRRQILGDLGIALIQKPGACDESTRSGETPLGYLERVAADKLGSVLPLLGEAPFAGVLVADTIVVVDDEILGKPADEADARGLLRRIVGRTHTVFTRYLISRSDAPGEPVSARTVRTEVTMRAASDEVIAGYAATGEGRDKAGAYAAQGIGAFLIERVAGSYTNVVGLPACEVVQDLCRVGLLERYP
- a CDS encoding polysaccharide export protein, which gives rise to MLSFLPARLRALAATLLLVVFGVQAASLAACTGGQDNSNVKLPAPIESTTLGPGDVFTLQVVGEKELPSEYQIASDGTVDLPYIHSLKVSGLEPQEVARLVRKRLIEEKILNDPSVVVSVKEYNSKRITVLGQVAKPGSFPLTPGLTLIQAISLAGGLTAIANHDRLNLTRQTKSGRTTVVISVDAITDGRSPDLPLQAGDSIYVHERVF
- a CDS encoding AgmX/PglI C-terminal domain-containing protein, producing MTQQQPYQQPGSQRPGQMTAVMRAVALSGPKVLRIGVVQGGRIIEERIVKQRTHVTVGPSEKAMFVIATQNLPPTFRLFELVGNDYSLNFLDGMNGRIALPTGISDLSMLKGQARRTPQGAYQIRLTEDSRGKVVVGNTTILFQFVAPPPVQPKPQLPVSVTQGATSIDWGTTMIAAFSFLLHFLAIGAVYSDWLDPVFDEEVSVAGLVDSMKSLPPPPPVETKEEVDPNAEKSEKAEKAAPKSAGGAKGGGAPGKGGPMSAAQQAALSKELDNLEMATIGALSSQGPATAGVLRGGEVPTGALDAAAASGAGVSAGGIGGLNLGSGGGTIRPGMGGSGLAGMGTTGKTGGTTGTGEVKKVEGPKGSANVGGANVSGGNVSNAARVVAGMRAGFRACYNRGLAENPDAQGSIRLSIKVGPGGEVQGVTASASGNLPGSVTSCVQSRAQAAQFDPPEGGSAVIVVPVSFVKQ
- a CDS encoding tetratricopeptide repeat protein; this encodes MMKLRIGSALVIAFALATVACGGKDKPGAKYPGAGKIDQSTHGGPGAVYTPGGQQFAVTDAPSSGEAATNRPKMNASAAQAYNAGMDAFKAGDLQSAREQFTKATEADSNAYQAFYSLGVVKERLGESSGAASAYKSAVSVVADYEPAIYSLGVLLARDGKASEAESFLNGKAAKMPKSAAVTAALAEVKSIQGDSTEAQQLAKEALKKNPDYRPVMVTIARDHYRKRRLDLALYTLKAILDGHGDENPARDKNNAEARLLRGLIYQEQNNKAGALDDFKRAVETRPDLVEARVQLASYVLEAGNAFEAANLLEGALKYDKNHVLARLNLGDAYRLLGKADQAKKELEWVASKDSSLAQVHYNLGLLYLFSDNIAGIQPKAAVDKAISELELYKKMKPKGKAGERDDTDELLTRAKTKKALLEEAEKSKSKPAPAAKPAAGTGGGTGGTSTGKLPATDAKKPAEGAKK